One segment of Rhodothermales bacterium DNA contains the following:
- a CDS encoding response regulator encodes MKVLVADDSPVLVRALAKLLDQAGYDVVIANDGLEAIQKFYEEIPDLVLLDINMPKLHGYVVCRLIKEDPSARSVPILILTARSSNEDRYWATRSGADGFLTKESMGEELLDSVQSALASRALADLSRIEPPTQTLEESDVLARVCEVLDRKLFEASIVNDIVAIGVRADDLHGTINESLSILGRLVECDAAGVLLHLEHELVLRANKLMSIGDFEVFRDLSALRGRQFTTVDVRGEDLNLILPTGVDTSEILDTTGATTDGGWESFESIPLWSKGEVVALLVLASHEKDAFSDNARRNLRTIEPHLATVIDSAKQYQRILEQEARSSLSSLLD; translated from the coding sequence ATGAAGGTTCTGGTAGCTGACGACTCGCCCGTGTTGGTGCGAGCGTTGGCGAAACTCCTCGATCAGGCGGGCTACGACGTGGTGATAGCCAACGATGGGCTAGAGGCGATCCAGAAGTTCTACGAAGAGATTCCCGACCTCGTTCTTCTCGATATCAACATGCCCAAGCTGCATGGATATGTGGTCTGCCGACTTATCAAAGAAGACCCATCCGCACGATCGGTTCCCATCCTCATCTTGACAGCACGCAGCTCGAACGAAGATCGCTATTGGGCCACAAGATCCGGGGCAGACGGCTTCCTCACCAAAGAATCGATGGGTGAGGAACTTCTGGATTCGGTGCAGTCCGCACTCGCGAGCCGGGCGCTCGCCGATCTCTCCAGAATCGAACCACCCACGCAGACATTGGAAGAAAGCGACGTTCTCGCCCGTGTGTGCGAGGTGCTCGACCGAAAACTCTTCGAGGCCAGCATCGTCAACGACATTGTCGCGATTGGCGTTCGTGCTGACGACCTGCATGGAACGATCAACGAGTCGCTGAGCATCCTTGGCCGGCTAGTCGAATGTGACGCCGCGGGAGTCCTGCTGCACCTGGAACACGAGCTGGTGCTAAGAGCAAACAAGCTCATGTCTATCGGCGACTTCGAGGTGTTCAGAGACCTGTCCGCCCTGCGGGGTCGGCAGTTCACGACCGTCGATGTACGCGGCGAAGACTTGAACCTCATACTCCCCACCGGCGTCGACACGTCCGAGATTCTCGATACCACGGGCGCCACAACTGACGGAGGTTGGGAGTCGTTCGAATCGATTCCTCTGTGGTCAAAGGGCGAGGTCGTCGCCCTGCTAGTTCTGGCCTCCCACGAAAAGGACGCTTTCAGCGACAACGCCCGAAGAAATCTCCGGACGATCGAACCTCATCTCGCGACGGTGATCGACTCGGCGAAACAGTATCAACGAATCCTCGAACAAGAGGCACGCTCGAGCCTGTCGAGCCTGCTGGACTGA